The following coding sequences lie in one Pseudomonas sp. B33.4 genomic window:
- the pth gene encoding aminoacyl-tRNA hydrolase: MTAIKLIVGLGNPGAEYDQTRHNAGALFVERIAHAQNVNLVADRKYFGLTGRYSHQGQDVRLLIPTTYMNRSGQAVAALAGFFRIKPEEILVAHDELDLPPGVAKLKQGGGHGGHNGLRDIIAQLGNQNTFYRLRLGIGHPGVASMVSNFVLGRAPRAEQEKLDASIDFALGVLPDILAGEWNRAMKNLHSQKA, encoded by the coding sequence GTGACTGCCATCAAACTGATCGTTGGCCTGGGAAATCCAGGCGCTGAATACGACCAGACCCGGCATAACGCAGGGGCCCTTTTTGTTGAGCGCATCGCCCACGCACAGAATGTGAATCTTGTGGCCGATCGCAAATATTTCGGCCTGACCGGGCGCTATTCGCACCAGGGTCAGGATGTTCGTCTGCTGATTCCCACCACCTACATGAACCGCAGCGGCCAGGCCGTGGCGGCACTCGCCGGTTTCTTCCGCATCAAGCCTGAAGAAATCCTCGTGGCGCATGACGAACTCGACTTGCCTCCGGGCGTTGCCAAGCTCAAGCAGGGCGGCGGCCATGGCGGTCACAACGGGTTGCGCGACATCATTGCGCAACTGGGCAATCAGAATACGTTCTACCGCCTGCGGCTTGGCATTGGCCACCCGGGCGTCGCCAGTATGGTTTCAAATTTCGTCCTGGGTCGTGCGCCACGCGCCGAACAGGAAAAACTCGATGCCAGCATCGACTTTGCCCTCGGCGTGCTGCCGGATATCCTCGCCGGTGAATGGAACCGCGCGATGAAAAACCTGCACAGCCAGAAGGCCTGA
- the ychF gene encoding redox-regulated ATPase YchF → MGFNCGIVGLPNVGKSTLFNALTKSGIAAENFPFCTIEPNSGIVPMPDPRLEALAAIVNPKRILPTTMEFVDIAGLVAGASKGEGLGNKFLANIRETDAIAHVVRCFEDENVIHVSNSVDPKRDIEIIDLELIFADLDSCEKQLQKVARNAKGGDKDAVVQKALLEQLIAHFTEAKPARSLMKNMSADEKAVIKGFHLLTTKPVMYIANVAEDGFENNPHLDVVRAIAEEEGAMVVPVCNKIEAEIAELDDGEEKDMFLEALGLEEPGLNRVIRAGYEMLHLQTYFTAGVEEVRAWTVKVGATAPQAAGVIHTDFEKGFIRAEVIAYNDFIQYKGEAGTKEAGKWRLEGKDYIVKDGDVMHFRFNV, encoded by the coding sequence ATGGGATTCAATTGCGGCATCGTCGGCCTGCCTAACGTCGGCAAGTCCACCCTGTTCAACGCCCTGACCAAATCCGGTATCGCGGCCGAGAACTTCCCCTTCTGCACCATCGAGCCGAACAGCGGCATCGTGCCGATGCCGGATCCGCGTCTGGAAGCCCTGGCGGCCATCGTCAATCCGAAGCGCATCCTGCCGACCACCATGGAATTCGTCGACATCGCAGGCCTGGTGGCCGGCGCCTCGAAAGGTGAAGGCCTGGGCAACAAGTTCCTCGCCAACATCCGTGAGACTGACGCGATCGCTCACGTGGTGCGCTGCTTCGAAGACGAAAACGTGATCCACGTTTCCAACAGCGTTGACCCGAAGCGCGACATCGAAATCATCGACCTGGAACTGATCTTCGCCGACCTCGACAGCTGCGAGAAGCAACTGCAGAAAGTTGCGCGTAACGCCAAGGGTGGTGACAAGGACGCTGTGGTTCAGAAAGCATTGCTTGAGCAACTGATCGCGCACTTCACCGAAGCCAAGCCGGCGCGCAGCCTGATGAAGAACATGAGCGCTGACGAAAAAGCGGTGATCAAGGGCTTCCACCTGCTGACCACCAAACCGGTCATGTACATCGCCAACGTCGCTGAAGACGGTTTCGAGAACAACCCGCACCTGGACGTGGTTCGCGCCATTGCCGAAGAAGAAGGCGCCATGGTCGTTCCGGTCTGCAACAAGATCGAAGCAGAAATCGCCGAACTCGATGACGGCGAAGAGAAGGACATGTTCCTTGAGGCTCTGGGCCTGGAAGAGCCTGGCCTGAACCGCGTGATCCGCGCTGGCTACGAAATGCTGCACCTGCAGACCTACTTCACCGCCGGTGTTGAAGAAGTCCGCGCCTGGACCGTCAAAGTCGGTGCCACCGCACCACAAGCTGCTGGCGTGATCCACACCGACTTCGAGAAAGGCTTCATCCGCGCCGAAGTGATCGCCTACAACGACTTCATCCAGTACAAGGGCGAAGCCGGTACCAAAGAAGCCGGTAAATGGCGTCTGGAAGGCAAGGATTACATCGTCAAGGACGGCGACGTGATGCACTTCCGCTTCAACGTGTAA
- a CDS encoding MFS transporter: MAISNVQTAAASAPAAPQSSPLVMRIIGAVALAHLINDLIQSVLPSIYPMLKANYGLTFTQVGLITLTFQLTASLLQPWVGYHTDRHPKPWLLPAGSICTLIGIVMMSMVGSFPLILLAAALIGIGSSTFHPEASRIARLASGGRFGLAQSTFQVGGNAGSAFGPLLAAAIIIPFGQANVAWFGLFAVFALFVLYRISRWYAHHLNLFKLKAGQAATHGLSKGRVTSALVVLGLLVFSKYFYMASLTSYFTFYLIEKFDLSVASSQLHLFLFLGAVAAGTFFGGPIGDKIGRKAVIWFSILGVAPFTLLMPHVDLFWTTVLSVVIGFILASAFSAIVVYAQELVPGNVGMIAGVFFGLMFGFGGIGAALLGHLADIHGIEYVYFLCSFLPLFGVLAIFLPRTKKA; the protein is encoded by the coding sequence ATGGCTATCAGCAACGTTCAGACCGCCGCTGCCTCGGCGCCCGCTGCTCCCCAGAGCAGTCCTTTGGTGATGCGTATCATCGGCGCAGTGGCGCTGGCGCATTTGATCAACGACCTGATCCAGTCGGTTTTGCCTTCTATCTATCCGATGCTCAAGGCCAATTACGGCCTGACGTTTACTCAGGTCGGCCTGATCACCCTGACCTTTCAACTGACCGCTTCGCTGTTGCAGCCGTGGGTCGGTTATCACACCGATCGGCATCCGAAACCGTGGCTGTTGCCGGCCGGTTCGATCTGTACGCTGATCGGCATTGTGATGATGTCGATGGTCGGCAGTTTTCCGTTGATTCTGCTGGCGGCGGCGCTGATCGGTATTGGTTCCTCGACGTTCCACCCTGAAGCCTCGCGGATTGCCCGGCTGGCCTCGGGCGGACGTTTTGGTCTGGCGCAATCGACCTTCCAGGTTGGCGGCAACGCCGGTTCCGCGTTCGGCCCGTTGCTCGCGGCGGCGATCATCATTCCGTTCGGTCAGGCCAATGTGGCGTGGTTCGGTTTGTTCGCAGTGTTTGCGCTGTTCGTGCTGTACCGCATCAGCCGCTGGTATGCCCATCACTTGAATCTGTTCAAGCTCAAGGCCGGTCAGGCAGCGACTCACGGGCTGTCGAAGGGCAGGGTGACCAGTGCGTTGGTGGTGTTGGGGCTGTTGGTGTTTTCGAAGTATTTCTACATGGCCAGTCTGACCAGTTACTTCACGTTCTACCTGATCGAGAAGTTCGACCTGTCGGTGGCCAGTTCGCAGTTGCACCTGTTCCTGTTCCTCGGTGCAGTGGCGGCGGGGACGTTCTTCGGCGGGCCGATTGGCGACAAGATCGGCCGTAAAGCGGTGATCTGGTTTTCGATCCTCGGTGTGGCGCCGTTCACGTTGCTGATGCCTCACGTCGATCTGTTCTGGACCACCGTCCTCAGCGTGGTGATCGGCTTCATTCTGGCGTCGGCGTTTTCAGCGATTGTGGTGTACGCGCAGGAACTGGTGCCGGGCAATGTCGGGATGATTGCCGGGGTGTTCTTTGGTTTGATGTTCGGGTTTGGCGGGATCGGCGCTGCGCTGCTGGGGCATCTGGCGGATATTCACGGGATCGAGTACGTGTATTTCCTGTGCTCGTTCCTGCCGTTGTTTGGCGTGTTGGCGATCTTTTTGCCGCGTACCAAAAAGGCCTGA
- a CDS encoding methyl-accepting chemotaxis protein, whose product MQAFLSPGIKLLGRFGFAGKFQLLFLLFILPLAGSLLMIGQDYRDKLNLISGERAGVRQLLALDALDNLLAAQRDRAARWRATETNRQPTPATLAAMGAFDAVQPAVLQATTDLGNALKNEGAEGETLTRYQALQTALNSLDSKSLSSVGWWPDGYDRFTNALSALQALREQIVMDNRLTLAPWLETYLLTQISTQHAPDLIERVGRLAAVGQASVVSGQFTLQSRLQLRDLRSRIGDAREQLVKTATLLEARLPKDQQSWASQYHDSLKRLDSGLKVLDDGVFGGSITLKPDEFERNLDALLTDLAALRQQSLVSLDQRLDAYHRSAIRQFIIVAAIFGCLLLAALYLFVCLQASIRRSASGITLLAEALRDGNLSLQVPVVGRDELAAISTALNVAVVQLRTSMLGVDHETSQLSHAVRSLNEHSSGALGEVEAQQLQISQIAAAATQLAATSQGVAQSCEQASGSAQHTRRIAADSSRDSLRTTASIQQLNQRLNDTAAALGRVSEQGQQIQLVVDTIRGVAEQTNLLALNAAIEAARAGEQGRGFAVVADEVRSLSQRTQSSTAQIAGTVDSLRATVNEAVSLMEAACGQAQTDAESVTGLGERLGEIASAVQSVTDTLAQIATAVEEQASTADEVSGNIQQVDQAAVRLLEGARAVNLAADTLSQGSKALSDNTARFRLS is encoded by the coding sequence ATGCAGGCTTTCCTTTCACCGGGGATCAAATTGCTGGGGCGGTTTGGCTTCGCAGGTAAATTCCAGTTGTTGTTTCTGCTGTTCATTCTGCCGTTGGCCGGCAGCCTGTTGATGATCGGCCAGGACTATCGCGACAAACTCAACCTGATTTCCGGCGAACGTGCCGGCGTGCGGCAGTTGCTCGCGCTGGATGCGCTGGACAACCTGCTCGCCGCGCAACGTGACCGCGCCGCCCGTTGGCGCGCCACCGAAACCAATCGCCAACCGACGCCCGCTACCCTCGCCGCGATGGGCGCGTTTGACGCAGTGCAACCGGCAGTTCTGCAAGCCACCACAGATTTGGGCAACGCGTTGAAAAACGAAGGCGCGGAAGGCGAAACCCTCACTCGCTATCAAGCGCTGCAAACTGCATTGAACAGTCTGGATTCGAAAAGCCTCAGCAGCGTCGGCTGGTGGCCAGACGGTTACGACCGTTTCACCAACGCCCTCAGCGCCCTGCAAGCGTTGCGCGAGCAGATCGTCATGGACAACCGCCTGACCCTCGCGCCGTGGCTGGAAACCTATCTGCTCACGCAGATATCCACGCAACACGCGCCGGACCTGATCGAACGGGTCGGACGCCTTGCTGCGGTCGGCCAGGCCTCGGTCGTCTCTGGCCAATTCACCCTGCAAAGCCGTTTGCAGTTGCGCGATCTGCGCAGCCGCATCGGCGATGCCCGCGAGCAACTGGTCAAAACCGCCACGCTGCTCGAAGCACGCCTGCCGAAAGATCAACAGAGCTGGGCCAGCCAATACCATGACAGCCTGAAACGCCTTGATAGCGGCCTGAAGGTGCTGGATGACGGCGTGTTCGGCGGCAGCATCACGCTCAAACCGGACGAATTTGAACGCAACCTCGATGCCCTGCTGACCGACCTCGCCGCCCTGCGCCAGCAGTCGCTGGTGTCGCTGGACCAACGACTGGATGCCTACCACCGCTCGGCGATCCGTCAGTTCATTATCGTCGCAGCCATTTTCGGCTGCCTGCTGCTCGCGGCGCTGTATCTGTTTGTCTGCCTGCAAGCCTCGATCCGCCGCAGCGCCAGCGGCATCACCCTGCTCGCCGAAGCCCTGCGCGATGGCAACCTCAGTCTGCAAGTGCCCGTCGTGGGCCGAGATGAATTGGCGGCGATCAGCACCGCACTCAACGTTGCCGTGGTGCAACTGCGCACGAGCATGCTCGGCGTTGATCACGAAACCTCACAACTGAGCCACGCCGTACGCAGCCTCAACGAACACTCCAGTGGCGCTCTCGGCGAAGTCGAAGCGCAACAATTGCAGATCAGCCAGATCGCCGCCGCCGCTACGCAATTGGCCGCGACCTCGCAAGGCGTGGCGCAAAGCTGCGAACAGGCTTCCGGCAGCGCCCAACACACCCGGCGCATTGCCGCCGACAGCAGCCGCGACAGCCTGCGCACCACCGCGAGTATTCAACAACTCAATCAACGCTTGAACGACACCGCTGCAGCGCTGGGCCGGGTCAGCGAGCAAGGCCAGCAGATTCAATTGGTGGTCGACACCATTCGTGGCGTCGCCGAACAGACCAATCTGCTCGCGCTCAACGCCGCTATCGAAGCTGCGCGAGCCGGTGAGCAGGGTCGCGGTTTCGCCGTAGTCGCCGATGAAGTGCGCAGCCTGTCACAGCGCACACAATCTTCGACAGCGCAGATCGCCGGCACCGTCGACAGCCTGCGCGCGACGGTCAATGAAGCCGTGAGCTTGATGGAAGCGGCGTGCGGCCAGGCGCAAACCGATGCCGAGTCGGTCACCGGTCTCGGTGAACGCCTGGGCGAAATCGCCAGCGCCGTGCAGAGCGTCACCGATACCCTCGCGCAGATCGCCACAGCCGTTGAAGAACAAGCGAGTACCGCCGATGAAGTCAGCGGCAATATTCAGCAGGTCGATCAGGCGGCCGTGCGTTTGCTTGAAGGCGCACGGGCGGTAAACCTTGCCGCAGACACCCTCAGCCAGGGCAGTAAAGCGCTGAGCGACAACACCGCGCGTTTCCGCCTCAGTTGA
- a CDS encoding LysR substrate-binding domain-containing protein — MPDHRLPPLNAVRAFDAAARLGSYVEASKALHVTQPAIGRHVKLLEDWLGIQLFERTSRGVNLTPAGDKYHRKISAALQLIIEAGKEAQPKDAERWLRIMVVPGFAKRWLMPRIEALRHLRPGLKLAIEPNSTFTEVDGKSADLGIVYGLDGQYADSREALICPRVFPICTPAYLASIAPINSPADLVRNELIHVDDGEWWNLWFAAHDLDIHLNSDMLYVNNDHALSVAESGQGIALANEVLVRHELASGKLVRAVDAQVKLESYRVLTPSAELSADVAWFIQWLKAELETDFPEAVIN, encoded by the coding sequence ATGCCCGACCACCGTTTGCCGCCGCTCAACGCGGTGCGCGCCTTTGATGCCGCCGCCCGTTTGGGCAGCTACGTCGAAGCCTCGAAAGCCCTGCACGTGACCCAGCCCGCGATTGGCCGCCACGTGAAGTTGCTCGAGGACTGGTTGGGTATTCAACTGTTCGAGCGCACCTCACGCGGGGTCAACCTGACCCCGGCGGGGGACAAGTACCACCGCAAGATCAGCGCCGCTTTGCAGTTGATCATCGAGGCGGGCAAGGAAGCGCAGCCGAAAGATGCCGAGCGCTGGTTGCGGATCATGGTGGTGCCGGGTTTTGCCAAGCGCTGGCTAATGCCTAGGATCGAAGCGCTGCGGCATCTGCGCCCGGGATTGAAACTGGCGATCGAGCCGAACTCGACCTTCACCGAAGTGGATGGCAAAAGCGCAGATCTGGGCATCGTCTACGGTCTCGACGGGCAATATGCCGACTCACGGGAGGCGCTGATTTGTCCTCGGGTTTTCCCGATCTGCACACCGGCGTATCTGGCCAGCATCGCACCGATCAACAGCCCGGCCGATCTGGTCAGAAACGAACTGATCCACGTCGATGACGGCGAATGGTGGAACCTGTGGTTCGCCGCCCACGACCTCGATATTCATCTCAATTCCGACATGCTCTACGTCAACAACGATCACGCGCTGTCCGTGGCCGAGAGCGGGCAGGGCATCGCGCTGGCCAATGAGGTGCTGGTGCGCCATGAACTCGCCAGCGGCAAACTGGTGCGTGCGGTCGACGCTCAGGTGAAGCTTGAGAGCTATCGGGTGCTGACGCCGTCCGCCGAACTTTCGGCGGACGTGGCGTGGTTTATTCAATGGCTCAAGGCTGAGCTGGAAACGGACTTTCCTGAGGCCGTGATCAACTGA